The sequence TCCCCTGTTTCCGACGAAGCAGATCCAGAGGATCCAAATAATGTCTCATCAaatcatgatgatgatgaagagatGAACTTGTTTCAAGATGTGCAAAATGTGATATATGAAATGGATCAGATCAAGGGTTTGGCGATGCAGACGAATACAGAGAAGGTGGTGCTCCATGATAAGCGGCGTAGCTTCGTCTCTGCTTCTTCTTCCACCGGGAAGAACAGTAGTGGCATGGTGGTGTGCTCCGAGGGTGTCGTGAATGGAATCTTAGAAAAGCTCGTTTCGGACCAACGTGAACGCCAAGTCATCCCGATCACAGGAATGGGCGGGAtaggtaagaccactcttgccaAAACTGTTTATTCGAAGAAAATTATTGAGCAGCGTTTTGATGTTTGTGCTTGGGCTACTATTTCTCAACAATACAACACTAGGGAAATTCTTTGTGAACTTGTTTCTCAAGCCACTAACAAAAGCAAGGAACAACTGAGTGAAAAGAGTGAAGATGAACTAGGATTAGAGCTCTACCAATATTTGTCAGGTAGAAGGTTTCTTATTGtgatggatgatatgtggagcaTCAATGTATGGGATAGGATACAATGTTTCTTTCCCGAAAATGAGAATTGTAGTCGGATATTAGTGACGACTAGGCTTTCAAACTTGAGTTCCCAATTGAACAACAATTATAGCCTTCAAATGGAATTTTTAGATGAGGTTAGAAGCTGGGAACTCTTCTCAAAAATTGTGTTTGGGGTTGGAAGTTGCCCTCATGAGTTAGAGAAAATTGGAAAGAAAATAGTGGAGAATTGCAGAGGACTTCCTTTATCAATTGTTGTAGTGGGGGGTATTTTGAGAAATAGGGAACACACTCTAGGAGTTTGGGAATCAATTAGGAAGAACTTAGCTTCAGAAGTGAATTTGGAGAATGATAAGAATTGCATGAAACTGTTGAAAATGAGCTATAATCATTTGCCAGTTTATTTAAAGCCATGTTTTTTGTATATGGGAGTATTTGAGGAGGATGATTCGGTTAAAGTCTCAACACTCGTGAAGCTATGGGTTTCTGAAGGATTTTTAAAACCCATGAATGGCAAAAGTTTGGAAACTATTGCCATAGAGTTCTTACAGGACTTGGTTGATAGAAATCTCATTCTAGTTGGTAAAGTGGGGTCTacaggaaacataaaattagtcaaaattcatgatttgttgAGGGATTTATGCTTGAACCAGAGCAAGAAAGATGGGTTCTATCATGTCATAGGGCAATCTAGTCCTCGAGGCATAAGTAGCCAACGCCGCGttgttatacccaggaacatgCCAAAGAAGAAAGTCCTTGATGACTTGCAGTCTATGCCACGTGCTCGTTCCATTATCAGTGAATATGGGAAAGTCCCGCGTATTAAGAATTCCGGGTTGCTTAGAACATTACATGCATACAAGTTTCGTTATCTTGAAGATGAAAGCTACCTTGCATCTCAGTATGTTAACCTGCGCCACCTTGTTGTTGTAGTTGGTAGCATGTCCTCGATCTTTACCTCGTTTACTCACCTCTGGAATCTGCACATATTGATCGCTTCTAGTTGGAAGGAGTTCACTGCACCTGCTGAGATTTGGAGAATGCCACAACTTAGGCATATTGAAATGACTAAAGGATGTATTTATCTTCCAGAAGCTTCGAGTGATGATGTCGTCGTCTTGGAGAATTTACTGGTGCTTGAGAGAGTAGCAAATTTCAAGTGCAGTGAAGAGGTGGTTAAGAGAATTCCCAATATCAAAACATTGGGGATAAAGTATTTTGGGAGAGGGGGAATCGAGCAAGATGATTATTATTGTCTGAACAATATCAAACGTCTGTTTAAATTGGAAT comes from Salvia miltiorrhiza cultivar Shanhuang (shh) chromosome 3, IMPLAD_Smil_shh, whole genome shotgun sequence and encodes:
- the LOC131018449 gene encoding putative late blight resistance protein homolog R1A-10, with protein sequence MAAYAALVSLMHIIDDLERHHSPPISLDKQQLESLTENVTFLQEFLVAYNSPVSDEADPLEMRIADAAYAAEDAIESHIVAKIQLSRSTEADNSPVSDEADPEDPNNVSSNHDDDEEMNLFQDVQNVIYEMDQIKGLAMQTNTEKVVLHDKRRSFVSASSSTGKNSSGMVVCSEGVVNGILEKLVSDQRERQVIPITGMGGIGKTTLAKTVYSKKIIEQRFDVCAWATISQQYNTREILCELVSQATNKSKEQLSEKSEDELGLELYQYLSGRRFLIVMDDMWSINVWDRIQCFFPENENCSRILVTTRLSNLSSQLNNNYSLQMEFLDEVRSWELFSKIVFGVGSCPHELEKIGKKIVENCRGLPLSIVVVGGILRNREHTLGVWESIRKNLASEVNLENDKNCMKLLKMSYNHLPVYLKPCFLYMGVFEEDDSVKVSTLVKLWVSEGFLKPMNGKSLETIAIEFLQDLVDRNLILVGKVGSTGNIKLVKIHDLLRDLCLNQSKKDGFYHVIGQSSPRGISSQRRVVIPRNMPKKKVLDDLQSMPRARSIISEYGKVPRIKNSGLLRTLHAYKFRYLEDESYLASQYVNLRHLVVVVGSMSSIFTSFTHLWNLHILIASSWKEFTAPAEIWRMPQLRHIEMTKGCIYLPEASSDDVVVLENLLVLERVANFKCSEEVVKRIPNIKTLGIKYFGRGGIEQDDYYCLNNIKRLFKLESLSVWCWYDFRASLYVLTFPQSLKKVDS